From the genome of Leptospira saintgironsiae, one region includes:
- the gltB gene encoding glutamate synthase large subunit — MLNLDEQLRIQKYLEENGLYDKSFERDNCGVGFVASYKGESNHRVVSMGLKAVACLTHRGAVDADMQTGDGAGIMIRIPKKLFAKYIEEMGHRRPDEDSIGVGMVFLPREDIDKQDVCRSLIESALMQFNFKLYAWRYVPVNPEVLGPKANASRPQIEQVLIGKPDGMSNEDFETKLFLIQKKVMRDALKLSMSEDFYICSFSSERITFKGLFNGNQVSQFYEDLKSEEMVSPYCIFHQRYSTNTFPSWALAQPFRILAHNGEINTIVGNRIWMLAREEELACEKWGEFQKEIHPIIRPHLSDSASLDNAMEAIVRSGKDVLHAKAMLIPNAWSKNVQMSEGLKSFYEYNNTLTEPWDGPAALAFAEGDWVGGSLDRNGLRPARYVVTEDGLVVMGSETGLVHIDEEIITKKGRLGPGDMLAINLKEGKIYFNEDVNALFEKKYDYREWSKENVEYLDQTIDESITKTITYSGDDLRRRQILFAYSPYKQKAVIKPQAIAGKEAIGSMGDDTPLSILMLSRIGLYTYFRQRFAQVTNPPIDYLREKGVTSLYTRLVKKTNLFADEKPQNCLVLSHPYLTNLGLQRIRDKDGKQYKVVTLDATFEAHHEEGAARNYLELALDQLLASAVKSAEEGVNILILSDRKLNKDRAPIPMELAVAAVHNHLIRNKKRAATSILVETGSAFEIHNVAVLLGYGASGVNSYLIWDTLHDLWTKGDFDAEDGTRPSFASLCTNYRAGVDDGLLKIMSKMGISIMSSYVGGQVFEAIGLSRTLISKYFPGTYSRISGIGIGGIEQNILRNHDSAFNKEINPEDFISEKDDQPHRWSPKVVKFIRKAAVDNDYEAFLEASKLMEESDPINIRDLFDFVDRAPVPIEEVETVSEIQKRFLTPGMSHGALSIEAHTDLAVAMNRLGAKSSSGEGGESPSRYVVDEKGDLANSSIKQVASGRFGVTSEYLNSAKELEIKIAQGAKPGEGGQLPGKKNNEEIATNRHTPQGIDLISPPPHHDIYSIEDLSQLIYDLKQANHTAQVSVKLVSEAGVGTIAAGVAKANADVILISGHVGGTGAASLTSIKHAGSPWELGLSETHQVLVMNGLRDRVVLRTDGGIVSGRDVIIAACLGAEEYGIGTASLVALGCIMARKCHLNNCPTGIATQDPKFRAKYKGSPDQVATLMTLLAMEVREYLAKLGFRSMDEIVGRTDLLKQITRYEQDRLDSLDLNPILVRLPLLFDPKKKKDRFVRRESVGEVLDDRILKDAEPALEGKTSMSLSYSVKNTNRTVGAKVSGIIARKYGSKGLPGKLEIILEGTAGQSLGAWLVKGVQITLHGDANDYVGKGLCGGTIVIRKHRRSKLKAYENVIIGNTCLYGATSGKLFSSGRAGERFGVRNSGADAVVGGAGDHFLEYMTSGTIVCLGTVGKNMGAGMTGGSAYFFQKDWELEPLINKEYVKIVDLENEDYDIIKSLITEHTKLTGSELSEEILKTWDASKKYFVKVTPK; from the coding sequence ATGTTAAACCTTGACGAACAGTTGCGGATCCAAAAGTACTTGGAGGAAAACGGTCTATATGACAAGTCCTTCGAGCGCGATAACTGCGGAGTAGGCTTCGTCGCTTCTTATAAGGGCGAGTCCAATCACCGAGTTGTATCAATGGGTTTGAAGGCGGTCGCATGCCTTACCCACCGCGGAGCCGTAGATGCAGATATGCAAACCGGAGACGGCGCCGGGATCATGATCCGTATTCCTAAAAAACTGTTTGCGAAGTACATCGAAGAGATGGGCCATAGACGCCCTGACGAAGATTCTATCGGTGTGGGTATGGTGTTCCTACCACGCGAGGACATAGACAAACAAGATGTTTGCCGAAGCCTCATTGAATCAGCACTTATGCAATTTAACTTCAAGCTTTACGCTTGGAGATATGTTCCTGTAAATCCTGAGGTTTTAGGGCCTAAGGCAAATGCTTCTCGTCCTCAGATCGAACAAGTATTGATCGGAAAGCCGGATGGGATGTCCAACGAGGATTTCGAGACTAAATTATTCCTGATCCAAAAGAAAGTGATGAGAGATGCTCTCAAACTTTCCATGAGCGAGGACTTCTATATTTGTTCCTTCTCTTCTGAAAGGATCACATTCAAAGGATTATTTAACGGAAACCAGGTCTCTCAATTTTATGAGGATCTAAAAAGTGAGGAGATGGTCTCTCCTTATTGTATCTTCCACCAAAGATATTCCACTAACACTTTCCCAAGTTGGGCATTGGCTCAACCTTTCCGTATCCTTGCACATAACGGAGAGATCAATACAATCGTAGGGAATAGAATTTGGATGCTCGCAAGAGAAGAAGAACTTGCCTGCGAAAAATGGGGAGAGTTCCAAAAAGAGATCCATCCGATCATCAGACCTCATCTATCTGACTCCGCAAGTTTGGATAACGCAATGGAAGCGATTGTACGTTCTGGTAAGGACGTTCTTCATGCAAAAGCGATGCTTATTCCAAATGCATGGAGTAAGAACGTTCAGATGTCCGAAGGACTGAAATCATTCTACGAGTACAATAACACTTTGACCGAACCTTGGGATGGACCTGCTGCACTTGCTTTTGCAGAAGGCGACTGGGTCGGAGGAAGTTTGGACAGAAACGGACTTCGTCCTGCAAGATATGTTGTGACCGAAGACGGGCTCGTTGTAATGGGTTCCGAAACAGGACTCGTTCATATTGACGAAGAGATCATCACCAAAAAAGGAAGATTAGGTCCTGGTGATATGCTCGCGATCAACCTGAAAGAAGGTAAGATCTACTTCAACGAGGACGTCAATGCTCTATTCGAGAAAAAATACGATTATAGAGAATGGTCCAAAGAGAATGTTGAGTATCTGGACCAAACCATCGATGAATCTATTACTAAGACCATCACTTATAGCGGAGATGATCTAAGAAGAAGACAGATCTTATTCGCATATTCTCCATACAAACAGAAAGCGGTGATCAAACCTCAGGCGATCGCAGGTAAAGAAGCAATCGGTTCCATGGGAGATGATACTCCTTTGTCTATCTTGATGCTTTCTCGGATTGGATTATATACTTACTTCCGCCAGAGATTTGCGCAGGTTACGAACCCACCGATTGACTATCTAAGGGAGAAGGGAGTAACTTCTCTTTATACTCGTCTTGTTAAGAAAACAAATCTTTTCGCAGACGAAAAACCTCAGAACTGTCTAGTACTTTCTCATCCTTACCTTACTAATCTTGGATTACAAAGGATCAGGGACAAGGACGGAAAACAATACAAGGTTGTTACCTTGGATGCGACTTTCGAAGCTCATCATGAGGAAGGTGCTGCCAGAAATTATCTAGAACTCGCATTGGATCAATTGCTTGCGAGCGCAGTTAAATCCGCTGAAGAAGGAGTGAATATCCTAATTCTTTCGGACAGAAAACTGAACAAGGATCGCGCTCCTATTCCTATGGAACTCGCGGTTGCGGCAGTTCATAACCACTTGATCCGTAACAAAAAACGTGCAGCGACTAGCATTCTTGTAGAAACAGGATCCGCATTCGAAATCCATAATGTGGCAGTTCTACTTGGATACGGAGCTTCCGGAGTGAACAGTTATCTTATCTGGGATACTCTTCATGACCTATGGACCAAGGGAGACTTTGATGCAGAAGACGGCACTCGCCCTTCTTTTGCTTCTCTATGCACTAACTACCGTGCAGGAGTGGATGACGGACTTCTGAAAATCATGTCCAAGATGGGAATTTCTATCATGTCTTCCTATGTAGGTGGACAGGTATTTGAGGCGATTGGACTTTCAAGAACTCTGATCTCTAAATATTTCCCAGGAACTTATTCCAGAATTTCTGGAATCGGTATCGGTGGTATCGAGCAGAATATTCTACGCAACCACGATTCTGCATTTAATAAAGAGATTAACCCAGAAGACTTTATCTCTGAGAAAGATGACCAACCTCATAGATGGTCCCCTAAAGTAGTAAAATTCATCCGTAAAGCTGCGGTGGATAATGATTACGAAGCATTCTTAGAAGCTTCTAAATTAATGGAAGAAAGTGATCCGATCAATATCCGAGATCTATTCGATTTCGTAGATCGTGCACCTGTTCCAATTGAAGAAGTAGAAACTGTTTCTGAGATCCAAAAACGTTTCTTAACTCCAGGTATGAGCCACGGTGCACTTTCTATCGAAGCTCACACTGACCTTGCAGTAGCAATGAACCGTTTGGGCGCAAAGTCTTCTTCCGGAGAAGGTGGAGAAAGTCCATCTCGTTACGTTGTAGATGAGAAGGGAGACCTCGCGAACTCTTCTATCAAACAGGTAGCTTCTGGAAGATTCGGAGTAACTTCTGAATATTTGAACTCTGCAAAAGAGTTGGAGATCAAAATTGCTCAGGGAGCAAAACCTGGAGAAGGTGGACAACTTCCAGGTAAGAAGAACAATGAGGAGATCGCGACTAACCGTCACACTCCTCAAGGAATCGATCTGATCTCTCCTCCACCTCACCACGATATTTATTCTATCGAGGACTTGTCTCAGTTGATCTACGACTTGAAACAAGCTAACCATACTGCTCAAGTATCAGTTAAACTGGTATCCGAAGCTGGAGTGGGAACGATTGCGGCCGGTGTTGCTAAAGCAAACGCAGATGTGATCTTGATCTCAGGACATGTGGGAGGAACCGGAGCGGCTTCTCTTACTTCTATCAAACATGCTGGATCTCCTTGGGAATTAGGTCTTTCTGAAACACATCAAGTTTTAGTAATGAACGGATTGAGAGATAGAGTTGTTCTCCGTACTGACGGTGGTATTGTTTCCGGAAGGGACGTGATCATCGCTGCATGTTTAGGTGCAGAAGAGTATGGAATCGGAACGGCTTCTCTCGTAGCATTAGGTTGTATCATGGCAAGAAAATGCCATTTGAATAACTGTCCTACAGGAATTGCTACTCAAGATCCTAAGTTCAGAGCAAAATATAAAGGATCTCCTGATCAAGTTGCTACTCTGATGACACTTCTTGCAATGGAAGTTCGTGAGTATCTTGCGAAGTTAGGATTCCGCTCTATGGACGAGATCGTTGGAAGAACAGACCTTCTGAAACAAATTACTCGTTATGAGCAAGACCGTTTAGATTCTTTAGACTTGAATCCGATTCTGGTCCGTCTTCCTCTTCTTTTCGATCCTAAAAAGAAAAAAGACAGATTCGTAAGAAGAGAATCTGTCGGAGAAGTTTTGGATGATCGTATCCTAAAAGATGCGGAGCCTGCGTTAGAAGGAAAAACTTCCATGTCTCTTTCTTATTCTGTGAAGAATACGAATAGAACCGTGGGAGCAAAAGTTTCCGGAATTATCGCACGTAAATACGGATCCAAAGGTCTTCCTGGAAAACTGGAAATCATTTTGGAAGGAACTGCAGGTCAGTCCTTAGGAGCATGGCTCGTGAAAGGAGTGCAGATTACTCTTCACGGGGATGCAAACGACTATGTAGGAAAAGGACTCTGCGGTGGAACCATCGTAATCCGCAAACATAGACGTTCCAAACTGAAAGCGTATGAGAACGTGATCATCGGTAATACCTGCCTTTACGGTGCTACTTCCGGAAAACTTTTCAGTTCGGGTAGAGCTGGAGAAAGATTCGGAGTTAGAAACTCCGGAGCGGATGCAGTAGTAGGTGGAGCAGGTGACCACTTCTTAGAATACATGACCAGTGGAACCATTGTTTGTTTGGGGACAGTTGGTAAGAATATGGGTGCCGGTATGACTGGGGGAAGTGCTTACTTCTTCCAAAAAGACTGGGAATTGGAACCTTTAATCAATAAAGAATATGTGAAAATCGTGGATCTTGAAAATGAAGATTACGATATCATAAAGTCTTTGATTACTGAACACACTAAGTTGACCGGATCTGAACTTTCAGAAGAGATCTTGAAAACTTGGGATGCTTCCAAAAAATATTTCGTGAAAGTTACTCCTAAATAA
- a CDS encoding glucan biosynthesis protein gives MLRLHIILAFVATALLFAVADRQQRRDREEPDFSSSPLLSVMEGEISDHSTLPTFKFSFSDLKGRARALSKQRYIPPKHSTTDFLKGLPWNQYKNIFFRPEKSVWKKEGNPFQLQFLHPGHLYNTNIRVFEVRGDFAREIAYDPSSFDLSKLKGVGELPPNLGYSGFKIHFPINTQEHTDEFAVFQGASYYRIISKKQWYGLSARGIAINTGMPYPEDFPSFREFYIVKPDKTDSTITVYALLDGRTATGAYEFQITPGKVSAVKVNAEVILRTKVDRLGIAPLTSMYWYSETRGIPKGQAYPESHDSDGLLIHSGKGEWIWRPLDNPKRSTTYSFSDENPRGFGLIQRDREFQNYQHSEMKYQLRPSAWVEPEVPFGKGSIHLLENPTVQDSDDNMGAYWMPEPIPQPGTPFDFSYTVRWPDTDPLPDSMAKVVATRIGDAQGDPDLKMFYVDFKSSNLSSLDPFAYIQARIDTGENAELSEYSVQKIEETGVWRLTFGVYPKNKFRPSDLKAALSRNQEIISETWNFVLEPN, from the coding sequence TTGTTACGATTGCATATTATTCTGGCGTTTGTGGCAACAGCCTTGCTCTTTGCTGTCGCAGATAGACAGCAGAGGCGGGATAGAGAAGAACCTGATTTCTCTTCTTCTCCATTACTAAGTGTGATGGAGGGAGAAATTTCCGACCACAGCACTCTTCCTACATTCAAATTTTCATTCTCAGATCTAAAAGGTCGAGCTAGAGCATTATCTAAACAACGTTACATTCCACCTAAACATTCCACTACAGACTTTTTGAAAGGTTTGCCTTGGAACCAATATAAGAATATTTTTTTTCGCCCTGAAAAATCAGTTTGGAAGAAGGAAGGAAATCCATTTCAGCTTCAGTTTTTGCATCCAGGTCATTTATATAATACGAATATAAGAGTTTTCGAAGTGAGGGGGGATTTTGCGAGAGAGATCGCATATGATCCTTCTTCTTTTGATCTATCTAAATTGAAAGGTGTAGGGGAGCTTCCGCCTAATCTTGGTTATTCGGGTTTTAAGATCCATTTTCCTATCAATACCCAAGAGCATACGGATGAATTTGCAGTTTTTCAAGGCGCAAGTTATTATAGGATCATTTCTAAAAAACAATGGTATGGACTTTCTGCTAGAGGGATCGCGATTAATACCGGTATGCCTTATCCAGAAGACTTTCCTTCTTTTAGAGAATTTTATATAGTCAAACCGGATAAAACTGACTCAACGATCACTGTTTATGCTCTTTTAGATGGGAGGACTGCAACAGGTGCTTATGAATTTCAGATCACTCCGGGGAAAGTTTCTGCAGTAAAAGTAAATGCAGAGGTGATCCTTAGGACTAAGGTGGATAGGCTTGGGATTGCTCCTTTAACCAGTATGTATTGGTATAGCGAGACAAGAGGAATTCCTAAAGGACAAGCTTATCCTGAGTCCCATGATTCAGACGGATTACTGATCCATTCCGGAAAAGGTGAATGGATTTGGAGGCCTTTGGATAATCCAAAACGTAGTACAACTTATTCTTTCTCGGATGAAAATCCAAGAGGTTTTGGTTTAATCCAGAGAGATAGAGAATTCCAGAATTACCAACATAGTGAGATGAAATACCAACTTAGGCCAAGCGCTTGGGTAGAACCTGAAGTTCCTTTTGGAAAGGGATCAATTCATCTTTTGGAAAATCCAACGGTTCAGGATTCGGATGATAATATGGGAGCATATTGGATGCCGGAACCTATTCCTCAGCCCGGAACTCCATTCGATTTTTCTTATACAGTTCGTTGGCCGGATACTGATCCTCTTCCTGATTCTATGGCAAAAGTTGTGGCTACTCGGATCGGAGATGCGCAGGGAGATCCTGATCTGAAAATGTTCTATGTGGATTTCAAAAGTTCTAATTTAAGTTCTTTGGATCCATTTGCATATATACAGGCAAGAATAGATACCGGAGAAAATGCAGAACTATCCGAATATTCGGTCCAAAAGATAGAAGAGACTGGAGTATGGAGACTTACCTTCGGAGTGTATCCTAAGAACAAGTTCAGACCTTCGGATCTAAAAGCTGCGTTAAGCAGAAATCAAGAAATCATTTCTGAAACCTGGAATTTCGTACTTGAGCCGAACTAA